A genomic region of Gemmatimonadota bacterium contains the following coding sequences:
- a CDS encoding SusC/RagA family TonB-linked outer membrane protein: protein MRHRSSAWARWAAALALLAGPFTADLAAQETGRIVGRVVAEATNRPLSGAQVFVEGLRIGGLTNADGRYLILNAPAGTHTVRVELLGYVAGTQQITLAAGGTATADFNLAETAIALDEIVVTGTAAEVRAKEVGNALDAVTSRELEFAPVTNPENIIGGRIPGVTVVQAQGQPGTGGTIRIRGQNTASQAPEPLIYIDGVRVYNQPISIGGAARQAISPLQDISAEDIERVEVIKGASATTLYGTEAAGGVIQIFTKRGVAGAPIWNADLSVGVSNMGQVGPDGDPTELFTRCGRTEDMYGLSMSRSTAGEKVFFEDPTCPSSGRWFQNGVQQRYGLSVRGGSERVSYYVSGNYSDANGTLETQRSRDGGFRGNLDFQPIEDLSIALNTAYTRRASRFIEDGNNANGFLLNVGRGTNGNFKGGKGEDCVNVSVLCASNGYLFDSENTGTSDRYTTGLVLSYNPVEGLSNRFSVGWDYLSFESEEWEPFGYLRNPGGYYSSSTQYRSKLSVDYAGSFQNTFGSAISSTFSWGGQIFRDRNRNKFVSTQDFAGPGKPTLTSGGGSTGVTDATVATTNAGFFLQEGLGYQDRLFLTLGLRVDGNSAFGDDFGLQYYPKVSLSWILSDYEFWPTDWFDAFKLRAAMGESGKAPGAFDKLRTWSPVTGDEGSPGFTPGEIGNDEVGPERTREIEVGFDASFLEGRFGAEATYYNTRTTDALVPVRYPPSQGFLNTRVENVGEIKGSGYEFQLSATLLQSESLEWRVRGNLAFNSNEAVDLGGQNLDADNLAGIREGDPVPSYYGLVVTNPDDFADPVIEQDAFIGAVNPTRIIGLNSSLSLGQSILADILFEHQGGHYLPNYTGYQNGRRGVWYPCYGIQEKIFASRAGDASALNDVNAMDRARCATNLYGGHDASYWIEKADFWKLRSVSLTYNLPSEWVSRWASRASVTLSGVNLIRWTDYSGVDPEVEDFQDRAEGGIYDGATDYGRREYYQVPAPRTFLFSIRATF from the coding sequence ATGAGACATCGATCGTCTGCATGGGCCCGTTGGGCGGCCGCCTTGGCGCTGCTCGCGGGACCGTTCACGGCCGACCTGGCAGCCCAGGAGACCGGCCGCATCGTGGGCCGGGTCGTGGCGGAAGCCACCAACCGGCCTCTTTCCGGCGCACAGGTGTTCGTCGAAGGCCTCCGCATCGGAGGCCTGACCAACGCCGACGGCCGCTACCTGATCCTGAACGCCCCTGCGGGCACGCACACCGTTCGTGTGGAGCTCCTGGGCTACGTGGCCGGCACCCAGCAGATCACGCTCGCGGCGGGCGGCACGGCCACGGCCGACTTCAACCTGGCCGAGACCGCCATCGCGCTCGACGAGATCGTCGTGACGGGCACGGCCGCGGAGGTACGGGCCAAGGAGGTCGGCAACGCGCTGGACGCCGTCACCTCGCGGGAGCTCGAGTTCGCACCCGTCACCAACCCGGAGAACATCATCGGCGGCCGGATCCCGGGCGTCACGGTGGTGCAGGCGCAGGGCCAGCCGGGTACCGGCGGGACCATCCGCATCCGCGGTCAGAACACGGCCTCCCAGGCGCCTGAGCCCCTCATCTACATCGACGGCGTCCGGGTCTACAACCAGCCCATCTCGATTGGCGGGGCCGCCCGTCAGGCCATCTCGCCGTTGCAGGACATCTCGGCCGAGGACATCGAGCGGGTCGAGGTCATCAAGGGCGCGTCGGCCACCACGCTGTACGGGACGGAGGCCGCCGGCGGCGTCATCCAGATCTTCACCAAGCGCGGCGTGGCCGGCGCCCCCATCTGGAACGCCGACCTCAGCGTGGGCGTCTCCAACATGGGCCAGGTCGGTCCGGACGGAGATCCCACCGAGTTGTTCACGCGCTGCGGCCGGACCGAGGACATGTACGGTCTGTCGATGAGCCGCAGCACGGCGGGGGAGAAGGTCTTCTTCGAGGACCCGACCTGTCCCTCCTCGGGTCGCTGGTTCCAGAACGGCGTGCAGCAGCGCTACGGCCTGTCCGTGCGCGGCGGCTCCGAGCGCGTTTCCTACTACGTGTCCGGCAACTACTCGGACGCAAACGGCACGCTGGAGACGCAGCGCTCCCGCGACGGCGGGTTCCGGGGCAACCTGGACTTCCAGCCCATCGAGGACCTGAGCATCGCGCTCAACACCGCCTACACGCGCCGCGCGAGCCGCTTCATCGAGGACGGCAACAACGCGAACGGCTTCCTGCTCAACGTGGGGCGGGGCACCAACGGGAACTTCAAGGGCGGCAAGGGCGAAGACTGCGTCAACGTCAGCGTCCTGTGTGCGTCCAACGGGTACCTGTTCGACTCGGAGAACACGGGGACCAGCGACCGTTACACGACCGGTCTGGTCCTGAGCTACAACCCCGTCGAAGGCCTGAGCAACCGGTTCTCGGTGGGCTGGGACTACCTGAGCTTCGAGTCCGAGGAGTGGGAACCCTTCGGCTACCTGCGTAATCCCGGCGGGTACTACAGCTCGTCCACGCAGTATCGGTCGAAGCTCTCGGTGGACTACGCCGGCTCCTTCCAGAACACGTTCGGCTCGGCGATCAGCTCCACGTTCTCCTGGGGCGGTCAGATCTTCCGCGACCGCAACCGCAACAAGTTCGTGAGCACCCAGGACTTCGCCGGACCCGGCAAGCCCACGCTCACTTCGGGCGGTGGCTCCACGGGCGTCACCGACGCCACCGTGGCCACCACCAACGCCGGGTTCTTCCTGCAGGAAGGGCTGGGCTACCAGGACCGGTTGTTCCTGACGCTGGGTCTGCGCGTCGACGGGAACTCGGCGTTCGGTGATGACTTCGGGCTCCAGTACTATCCCAAGGTCAGCCTGTCCTGGATCCTTTCGGACTACGAGTTCTGGCCCACGGACTGGTTCGACGCGTTCAAGCTGCGCGCCGCCATGGGTGAGTCCGGAAAGGCCCCGGGTGCGTTCGACAAGCTCCGCACCTGGTCCCCCGTGACCGGTGACGAGGGCTCCCCGGGCTTCACTCCTGGCGAGATCGGCAACGACGAGGTGGGTCCGGAGCGCACGCGGGAGATCGAGGTGGGCTTCGACGCCTCCTTCCTGGAGGGGCGGTTCGGCGCCGAGGCGACCTACTACAACACGCGCACCACGGATGCGCTGGTCCCGGTGCGGTACCCGCCGTCGCAGGGCTTCCTGAACACGCGCGTCGAGAACGTGGGTGAGATCAAGGGGTCCGGCTACGAGTTCCAGTTGAGTGCCACGCTGCTGCAGAGCGAGAGCCTGGAGTGGCGCGTCCGCGGCAACCTGGCGTTCAACAGCAACGAAGCGGTGGACCTGGGCGGTCAGAACCTGGACGCCGACAACCTGGCGGGCATCCGCGAGGGTGACCCCGTGCCGTCCTACTACGGACTGGTGGTCACGAACCCGGACGACTTCGCCGATCCGGTCATTGAACAGGACGCATTCATCGGCGCGGTGAACCCCACGCGGATCATCGGGCTCAACTCCAGCCTGTCGCTGGGCCAGAGCATCCTGGCCGACATCCTGTTCGAACACCAGGGTGGGCACTACCTGCCCAACTACACCGGCTACCAGAACGGACGCCGCGGCGTCTGGTATCCCTGCTACGGGATCCAGGAGAAGATCTTCGCGTCCCGCGCCGGAGATGCGAGCGCGCTCAATGACGTCAACGCCATGGATCGCGCGCGCTGCGCCACCAACCTGTACGGCGGGCACGACGCGTCCTACTGGATCGAGAAAGCCGACTTCTGGAAGCTCCGGAGCGTCTCGCTCACCTACAACCTGCCGAGCGAGTGGGTGAGCCGGTGGGCGTCGCGCGCCAGCGTCACGCTGTCGGGGGTCAATCTGATCCGCTGGACGGATTACTCGGGCGTGGATCCGGAAGTTGAAGACTTCCAGGACCGGGCCGAAGGCGGGATCTACGACGGTGCCACGGACTACGGCCGGCGGGAGTACTACCAGGTCCCGGCGCCGCGCACCTTCCTGTTCTCCATCCGCGCGACATTCTGA
- a CDS encoding molybdenum cofactor guanylyltransferase: MSAPPLGVVLAGGRSRRFGSDKRAAVLEGHALLERATRTLRAVTPHVVVSVGADDPSAREDTSDGPGPGGAGLPRVLDPLPDVGPLGGLLAGLRDAERRGLSGVLVLAVDLPLVEPAHLSRLQPAGSDAPQAILASAADGTRQPLCGWYDARVRSGLQTWLAGGGRAVLAFVETLAPDWVVVDDRDGVSPLLNVNTPEDLDRAHRARGQRDPEPRAPRIDPSRRVAPP; this comes from the coding sequence ATGAGCGCCCCACCCCTCGGGGTGGTGCTGGCGGGAGGACGCTCCCGCCGGTTCGGCAGCGACAAGCGCGCGGCCGTCCTGGAGGGCCACGCCCTGCTGGAGCGGGCCACCCGGACGCTGCGCGCGGTCACCCCGCACGTCGTGGTGTCGGTGGGGGCGGACGACCCTTCCGCGCGGGAGGACACGTCCGACGGGCCCGGTCCGGGCGGGGCAGGGCTGCCCCGTGTGCTCGATCCGCTCCCCGACGTGGGCCCGCTGGGCGGGCTCCTGGCCGGGCTGCGCGACGCGGAGCGGCGCGGGCTGTCCGGGGTGCTGGTCCTCGCGGTGGATCTGCCGCTGGTCGAGCCGGCCCACCTGTCGCGGTTGCAGCCCGCCGGTTCGGACGCGCCGCAGGCCATCCTGGCGTCGGCCGCCGATGGGACCCGTCAGCCCTTGTGTGGCTGGTATGACGCGCGTGTCCGCAGCGGTCTGCAGACCTGGCTGGCCGGAGGGGGGCGGGCCGTCCTCGCGTTCGTCGAGACCCTCGCGCCGGACTGGGTCGTGGTGGACGACCGCGACGGGGTTTCGCCCCTCCTCAACGTGAACACCCCCGAGGATCTCGATCGCGCGCATCGGGCTCGGGGGCAGCGGGACCCTGAGCCGCGGGCGCCGCGCATCGATCCGTCGCGTCGTGTCGCGCCGCCTTGA
- the fdhD gene encoding formate dehydrogenase accessory sulfurtransferase FdhD has protein sequence MLGERKGAKRSEVVRVRDHTATAARDELAIEEPLEIRLELPATGGAAASPRAIAVTMRTPGADFELAAGFLYGEGVLDTRAQVREIAYCTSEEQRTYNVVTVSLRPGAALPDLSRLERNFYVSSSCGVCGKASLDAVEEIGCAALPDLGERWDAEWLGALPGQLREHQSLFARTGGLHAAGVFRADQPPVVREDVGRHNAVDKAVGALLLEGGLPAARAVLAISGRASFEILQKAVRAGLATVVAVGAPSSLAVEMAERFHVTLLGFARGGDFNVYAGAGRVRLP, from the coding sequence ATGCTGGGTGAGCGCAAGGGCGCGAAGCGCTCGGAGGTCGTGCGCGTGCGCGATCACACGGCCACCGCCGCGCGCGACGAGCTGGCCATCGAGGAGCCGCTCGAGATCCGGCTCGAGCTCCCGGCCACGGGCGGCGCTGCAGCCTCGCCGCGCGCCATCGCGGTCACGATGCGCACGCCCGGCGCGGACTTCGAGCTCGCGGCCGGCTTCCTGTACGGCGAGGGCGTGCTGGACACGCGCGCCCAGGTCCGCGAGATCGCCTACTGCACGTCCGAGGAGCAGCGCACCTACAACGTGGTGACGGTCTCGCTCCGACCGGGCGCCGCGCTGCCCGACCTCTCCCGCCTCGAGCGCAACTTCTACGTGAGCTCCAGCTGCGGGGTGTGCGGGAAGGCCTCGCTGGACGCCGTCGAGGAGATCGGCTGCGCCGCGCTGCCCGACCTGGGCGAGCGCTGGGACGCCGAATGGCTGGGCGCGCTTCCCGGGCAGCTCCGCGAGCACCAGTCGCTGTTCGCGCGTACCGGCGGCCTGCACGCCGCGGGCGTGTTCCGCGCGGATCAGCCGCCGGTGGTGCGCGAGGACGTGGGGCGCCACAACGCCGTCGACAAGGCGGTGGGCGCGCTCCTGCTGGAGGGTGGCCTGCCGGCGGCGCGCGCGGTGCTCGCGATCAGCGGACGCGCCTCCTTCGAGATCCTGCAGAAGGCCGTGCGCGCCGGGCTCGCCACGGTCGTCGCGGTGGGGGCCCCCTCCTCCCTCGCCGTGGAGATGGCCGAGCGCTTCCATGTCACCCTGCTGGGCTTCGCGCGCGGCGGCGACTTCAACGTGTACGCGGGCGCCGGGCGCGTCCGCCTGCCATGA
- a CDS encoding Yip1 family protein, whose translation MDSQPRSLTQRMTGAALLDVDTFEEVEADETATGQAALVVVVVAACQAIGHWGSRSGMITGALAALAGWAVWAGVTYLIGTRLFDGRATWGEVLRTLGFAQAPGVLAILGLLPLVRWGVGIVLPFWMLAAGIVGLRQALDISTGKTVITAVLGWLAIAIPRIVLGW comes from the coding sequence ATGGACAGCCAGCCCCGCTCGCTCACGCAACGCATGACCGGCGCCGCGCTCCTCGACGTCGACACCTTCGAGGAGGTGGAGGCCGACGAGACCGCCACCGGACAGGCCGCGCTGGTCGTGGTGGTCGTGGCCGCGTGTCAGGCGATCGGACACTGGGGCAGTCGCAGCGGGATGATCACGGGCGCGTTGGCCGCGCTCGCGGGCTGGGCCGTGTGGGCCGGCGTCACGTATCTCATCGGCACCCGACTCTTCGACGGGCGCGCCACCTGGGGTGAGGTGCTCCGCACCCTCGGGTTCGCGCAGGCGCCGGGCGTGCTCGCCATCCTGGGGTTGCTCCCGCTCGTGCGCTGGGGCGTGGGGATCGTGCTCCCGTTCTGGATGCTGGCGGCGGGCATCGTCGGTCTCCGGCAAGCGCTGGACATCAGCACCGGCAAGACCGTGATCACCGCCGTGCTCGGGTGGCTGGCGATCGCGATCCCGCGCATCGTGCTCGGCTGGTAG
- a CDS encoding cytochrome c: MRTLVLPASGVPALVAVGAGPGRCSGPKPSRRRFAGLGALAASLLLGLPAPLRAQAGPELASALGCGACHAGMPEPGAARTGAPALGPGAPPLEAAFVFAYLADPAPRRPELAPARMPDFRLDEGERLALALHLGTEPEALADVRARHPQVDAARGARIYDVLGCAGCHASPNDDALSPQVGPDLSREGARVRGDWLRGFLVDPAPVRGPAHATAPGARMPDFRLSAEETEALADFLERQGQARAEAPAALTPFAAARTRRLFEDRAACLGCHVAFGEGGGLAPPLSGLAARLRPGFVVEMIRDPQAAAPGAPMPQQAVAARDAEALAALLLSDPSPRPEGVARSLADPTHPAWTALAHTEVEGAALYARWCASCHGADGRSNGWNAATLPTPPAVHADPERMGARPDDTLYDGIHAGAWVLDGSPRMPPFGSLLDDAQIRALVAYIRTLCACTQPAWAGEAPDA; this comes from the coding sequence ATGCGTACCCTCGTCCTCCCCGCGAGTGGCGTCCCCGCCCTCGTGGCGGTGGGCGCGGGTCCCGGGCGGTGTTCCGGCCCGAAGCCGTCGCGGCGCCGGTTCGCGGGCCTCGGGGCGCTGGCCGCGTCCCTCCTGCTGGGCCTTCCCGCTCCGCTCCGCGCCCAGGCCGGTCCCGAGCTGGCCTCGGCGCTCGGGTGTGGGGCCTGTCACGCCGGGATGCCCGAGCCCGGCGCCGCCCGGACGGGGGCGCCCGCGCTCGGCCCCGGCGCTCCTCCGCTGGAGGCCGCGTTCGTCTTCGCGTACCTGGCCGATCCTGCGCCCCGCCGCCCCGAGCTGGCGCCGGCCCGGATGCCGGACTTCCGTCTCGACGAAGGCGAGCGCCTCGCCCTGGCCCTCCACCTGGGCACGGAGCCCGAGGCCCTGGCCGACGTGCGCGCCCGCCACCCGCAGGTGGACGCCGCGCGGGGCGCGCGCATCTACGACGTGTTGGGGTGCGCGGGCTGCCATGCGAGCCCGAACGACGACGCGCTGTCCCCGCAGGTCGGGCCGGATCTGTCGCGGGAGGGTGCACGGGTGCGCGGGGACTGGCTCCGCGGCTTCCTGGTGGATCCCGCACCGGTGCGGGGTCCGGCGCACGCCACTGCGCCGGGGGCCCGGATGCCGGACTTCCGCCTGAGCGCCGAGGAGACCGAAGCGCTCGCCGACTTCCTGGAGCGCCAGGGCCAGGCGCGCGCCGAGGCGCCCGCGGCCCTCACGCCGTTCGCGGCGGCCCGCACGCGCCGGCTGTTCGAGGATCGCGCGGCGTGCCTGGGCTGCCACGTTGCCTTCGGCGAGGGTGGAGGGCTGGCTCCGCCGCTGTCGGGCCTCGCCGCCCGCCTGCGGCCGGGGTTCGTGGTGGAGATGATCCGCGACCCGCAGGCCGCGGCACCCGGCGCGCCAATGCCGCAGCAGGCGGTGGCGGCCCGCGACGCCGAAGCGCTCGCGGCTCTGCTGCTCTCCGATCCCTCGCCCCGCCCGGAGGGGGTCGCCCGCTCGCTGGCCGATCCCACCCATCCGGCCTGGACCGCGCTCGCACACACGGAAGTGGAAGGGGCCGCGCTGTATGCGCGCTGGTGCGCGTCGTGTCACGGCGCGGACGGACGCTCCAACGGCTGGAACGCGGCGACGCTCCCCACGCCGCCCGCCGTCCACGCCGACCCCGAGCGCATGGGCGCGCGCCCCGACGACACCCTGTACGACGGCATCCACGCGGGCGCCTGGGTGCTGGATGGCAGCCCACGCATGCCGCCGTTCGGGTCGCTCCTGGACGACGCGCAGATCCGTGCGCTGGTGGCGTACATCCGCACCCTCTGTGCGTGCACGCAGCCGGCCTGGGCGGGAGAGGCTCCCGATGCGTGA
- a CDS encoding tetratricopeptide repeat protein — protein MRALLVSLLVGAGCGPDAPPVPREAPPFPAPAPASPAASVARADFVGAEACRGCHTEAYRAWAASTHGRAGGVPGPDVVIAPFDGSPIRFADGTVTPRVRGGTWEFVVRQDGFAEQVFPVVGVIGRGHMRGGGTQGFLTAVPDGTQRFLPWDWSRTAGTWFCNTGTRLDEGWEPIRADMALAACGDWPPLRPIGTLDRFANCQECHGSQIGLEFDAAAGTYETEYTTLQVNCESCHGPGRRHVEMAGAGTFTDVDIGLESLAWTDKDASLSVCFQCHALKDVIAEGYLPGEDLTDHYALAFPALGEEPWHIDGRVRTFAYQANHLASACYLEGPMDCVSCHEPHGQGYWDVDRQPLASPFDDGQCTACHASKAADPAQHTFHALESEGSRCVSCHMPYLQHPEVGEGVPFARSDHTIAVPRPAFDASLGIVSACAQCHQDTDAATLERWTEERWGAGKPQRPLIQAQRDALAGRGDPAALLRPDLTDPLVQFQALARVLTDHLQPDMGTLPPGVAERLEALAGSPDLEVRSLALAALHWSRGDDPRVRTLLVDALGRAEDAAALRGRWVLALGFLGDRARATSALQQSERAYAKALEIAPGDPRILSALGQLRSQAGDLAGAIDAFRGSLAADAAQPLVQVNLGVALEAAGDPAGARRALEDAARLDPHEALAWFNLGNLHQRAGRLPDAAEAYARAVAADPGLGRGQFELARTLLRLQRFQEALPHARRAVEFMPDHAPSRQMLADLERALGG, from the coding sequence GTGCGGGCGCTGCTCGTGTCCCTCCTGGTGGGCGCGGGCTGTGGGCCGGATGCGCCTCCCGTCCCCCGTGAAGCCCCTCCCTTCCCCGCGCCTGCACCGGCGTCCCCGGCCGCGTCGGTCGCGCGCGCCGACTTCGTGGGGGCGGAGGCCTGCCGCGGCTGTCACACCGAGGCCTACCGTGCCTGGGCGGCCTCGACGCACGGACGGGCGGGTGGGGTGCCCGGCCCCGACGTGGTGATCGCCCCGTTCGACGGGTCGCCCATCCGCTTCGCCGACGGGACCGTCACGCCGCGCGTCCGCGGCGGCACGTGGGAGTTCGTGGTCCGCCAGGACGGGTTCGCCGAGCAGGTCTTCCCGGTCGTGGGCGTGATCGGCCGCGGCCACATGCGGGGGGGAGGCACGCAGGGGTTCCTCACGGCCGTGCCCGACGGCACCCAACGCTTCCTCCCGTGGGACTGGTCGCGCACCGCGGGCACCTGGTTCTGCAACACCGGCACGCGCCTGGACGAGGGATGGGAGCCCATCCGCGCGGACATGGCGCTGGCCGCCTGCGGAGACTGGCCCCCCCTGCGCCCGATCGGGACGCTCGATCGCTTCGCCAACTGCCAGGAGTGCCACGGCAGCCAGATCGGACTGGAGTTCGATGCCGCGGCGGGCACGTACGAGACGGAGTACACGACGCTCCAGGTCAACTGCGAATCGTGCCACGGACCCGGTCGGCGTCACGTGGAGATGGCGGGCGCCGGCACGTTCACGGACGTCGACATCGGGCTCGAGAGCCTCGCCTGGACGGACAAGGACGCCTCGCTCTCCGTCTGCTTCCAGTGCCATGCGCTCAAGGACGTGATCGCCGAAGGCTATCTGCCGGGTGAGGACCTCACGGATCACTACGCGCTCGCCTTCCCGGCATTGGGGGAGGAGCCGTGGCACATCGACGGGCGGGTCCGGACGTTCGCCTACCAGGCCAACCACCTCGCCAGCGCCTGCTATCTCGAGGGGCCGATGGACTGCGTCAGCTGCCACGAGCCGCACGGGCAGGGCTACTGGGACGTGGACCGGCAGCCCCTCGCCTCTCCGTTCGACGACGGACAGTGCACGGCCTGTCACGCCAGCAAGGCGGCGGACCCCGCGCAGCACACCTTCCACGCGCTGGAGTCGGAAGGGAGCCGCTGCGTGAGCTGCCACATGCCGTATCTGCAGCATCCCGAGGTCGGCGAGGGCGTCCCGTTCGCACGCTCCGACCACACGATCGCGGTGCCGCGTCCGGCCTTCGATGCCTCCCTCGGGATCGTCTCCGCCTGCGCCCAGTGCCACCAGGACACGGACGCGGCCACCCTCGAGCGTTGGACCGAAGAGCGCTGGGGTGCCGGGAAGCCGCAGCGTCCGCTGATCCAGGCGCAGCGCGACGCCCTCGCCGGGCGCGGCGACCCGGCCGCGTTGCTCCGGCCCGATCTCACCGATCCGCTCGTGCAGTTCCAGGCGCTGGCCCGCGTGCTGACGGATCACCTGCAGCCGGACATGGGCACGCTGCCGCCGGGGGTGGCCGAGCGGCTCGAGGCGTTGGCCGGCAGCCCCGATCTGGAGGTACGCAGCCTGGCGCTGGCTGCGCTGCACTGGAGCCGGGGCGACGACCCGCGCGTGCGCACCCTGCTCGTGGACGCCCTGGGGCGCGCCGAGGACGCCGCGGCGCTGCGCGGGCGCTGGGTGCTGGCGCTCGGATTCCTGGGCGACCGGGCGCGGGCCACGTCCGCCCTGCAGCAGAGCGAGCGGGCCTACGCCAAGGCGCTCGAGATCGCGCCCGGTGACCCACGCATCCTGTCGGCCCTGGGGCAGCTGCGTAGCCAGGCCGGCGATCTGGCCGGCGCCATCGACGCCTTCCGCGGCAGCCTCGCGGCCGATGCGGCCCAGCCGCTCGTGCAGGTCAACCTGGGCGTGGCGCTGGAAGCCGCGGGCGATCCGGCCGGGGCCCGCCGCGCGCTCGAGGACGCCGCGCGTCTGGATCCCCACGAAGCGCTGGCGTGGTTCAACCTGGGCAACCTGCATCAACGGGCCGGACGCCTGCCGGACGCGGCGGAGGCGTACGCACGCGCCGTGGCAGCCGATCCGGGCCTGGGCCGGGGTCAGTTCGAG